One segment of Candidatus Pantoea bituminis DNA contains the following:
- a CDS encoding glycosyltransferase, producing the protein MSHFAVVSPPFYSHVQALQNVSHALIARGHRVTFINQIDVQTLVSTPAIQFRPVGLTSHPAGSLAHTLKLAAHPLGPSMLRLITEMARTTDMLCRELPAALTALAVDGVIVDQMEPAGALAAEALGLPFVSVACALPLNREADLPLAVMPFDYKNDDYAKERYATSEKIYDWLMRRHDRVIAQHANNFGLTPRNKLHECLSPLAQISQLIPELDFPRYALPETFHAVGPLRSLTQSTSSAENYFDDNDKPRIFASLGTLQGHRYGLFKTIARACQEVDAQLLLAHCGRLSPFQAEKLAHNSHTRVVDFADQSAALAQAQVVISHGGLNTVLDAVNHLTPLLALPLAFDQPGVASRIVYHGIGRSASRFTTSHAMARQLRSLLSNDHYRQRMRTLQPALRQAGGSETAAAIIEQAVNTRRPVLHPAFKGSLYATAL; encoded by the coding sequence ATGAGTCACTTCGCGGTCGTTTCGCCGCCTTTCTATAGCCATGTGCAAGCCTTGCAAAATGTCTCACACGCGTTGATAGCGCGAGGCCACCGCGTGACCTTTATCAATCAAATTGACGTTCAAACTTTAGTTAGCACGCCCGCTATTCAGTTCCGTCCTGTTGGATTGACTAGCCATCCCGCAGGTAGCCTGGCGCATACCTTAAAACTGGCGGCGCATCCTCTTGGCCCCTCCATGCTGCGCCTGATCACTGAAATGGCCCGTACTACCGATATGTTGTGTCGGGAATTGCCTGCTGCGCTAACTGCATTAGCGGTTGATGGTGTGATCGTTGATCAGATGGAACCTGCCGGTGCTTTAGCCGCAGAAGCGCTGGGGTTGCCTTTCGTTTCGGTTGCCTGCGCATTACCGCTGAATCGTGAAGCCGATTTGCCGTTGGCCGTCATGCCGTTTGATTACAAAAATGATGACTATGCCAAAGAGCGCTATGCCACCAGCGAGAAAATATATGACTGGTTGATGCGCCGTCACGATCGCGTGATTGCTCAACATGCCAACAATTTCGGCCTGACGCCGCGAAATAAGCTGCACGAATGTTTATCCCCGCTGGCGCAAATCAGCCAGTTGATCCCAGAGCTCGATTTCCCGCGTTATGCCCTGCCCGAGACTTTCCACGCCGTCGGCCCGCTACGCTCGCTTACGCAATCCACTTCATCCGCTGAAAACTATTTTGATGATAACGACAAGCCGCGCATTTTTGCCTCGCTGGGCACGTTGCAAGGCCACCGCTATGGCTTATTTAAAACCATTGCGCGCGCCTGTCAGGAAGTGGATGCACAGCTGCTGCTGGCGCATTGCGGTCGCCTTTCACCTTTTCAGGCGGAAAAGCTGGCGCATAACAGCCATACGCGCGTCGTGGATTTTGCCGATCAGTCGGCGGCTCTGGCACAAGCGCAAGTGGTGATTAGCCATGGCGGACTCAACACTGTGTTGGATGCGGTAAATCATCTCACGCCGCTGTTGGCGTTGCCGCTGGCGTTTGATCAGCCCGGTGTTGCCTCACGCATTGTTTATCACGGCATTGGACGAAGCGCTTCACGCTTCACCACCAGCCATGCAATGGCGCGCCAACTGCGTTCGCTGCTGAGTAACGATCACTATCGTCAGCGCATGCGCACGTTACAGCCCGCGCTGCGCCAGGCGGGCGGAAGTGAAACCGCGGCGGCCATTATTGAACAGGCAGTCAACACGCGCCGTCCGGTGTTGCATCCCGCATTTAAAGGAAGCCTGTATGCAACCGCATTATGA
- a CDS encoding sterol desaturase family protein, translated as MLWIWNALIVLVTVVGMEIAAALAHKYIMHGWGWGWHLSHHEPHKGWFELNDLYAVAFAGLAILLIYLGSEGMWPLQWIGAGMTLYGIMYFIVHDGLVHQRWPFRYVPRRGYFKRLYMAHRMHHAVRGKEGCVSFGFLYAPPLSKLQATLRERHGKKSNADAAKDEQGAAAKSSSET; from the coding sequence ATGCTGTGGATTTGGAATGCCTTGATTGTATTGGTTACTGTCGTAGGCATGGAGATTGCTGCCGCGCTGGCGCATAAATACATCATGCACGGCTGGGGTTGGGGTTGGCATCTGTCGCATCATGAGCCGCATAAAGGCTGGTTTGAGCTCAACGATCTTTACGCAGTTGCCTTTGCCGGCTTGGCAATTTTGCTGATTTATCTGGGAAGTGAAGGGATGTGGCCGCTGCAGTGGATTGGCGCGGGAATGACGCTGTACGGCATTATGTATTTCATTGTTCACGATGGGTTAGTGCATCAGCGCTGGCCGTTCCGCTATGTTCCACGCCGTGGCTACTTCAAGCGTTTATATATGGCGCACCGCATGCATCATGCTGTGCGCGGTAAAGAGGGCTGCGTTTCGTTTGGTTTCCTCTATGCGCCGCCGCTGTCTAAATTGCAGGCGACGCTAAGAGAGCGGCACGGTAAGAAATCTAATGCGGACGCTGCCAAAGATGAGCAGGGCGCGGCGGCGAAGTCATCATCCGAGACATAA
- a CDS encoding phytoene desaturase gives MKKTAVIGAGFGGLALAIRLQAAGIPTLLLEQRDKPGGRAYVYQDHGFTFDAGPTVITDPSAIEELFTLAGKQMKEYVDLLPVAPFYRLCWENGNIFNYDNDQAQLEQQIAQFNPRDVEGYRQFLDYSRAVFKEGYLKLGTVPFLSFRDMIRAAPQLARLQAWRSVYSKVASYIEDEHLRQAFSFHSLLVGGNPFATSSIYTLIHALEREWGVWFPRGGTGALVNGMVKLFEDLGGEVALNAKVSRLETEGENVKAVHLQDGRVFPTRAVASNADVVHTYNDLLSEHAGSTAQARSLKGKRMSNSLFVLYFGLNHHHDQLAHHTVCFGPRYRELIDEIFNHDGLAEDFSLYLHAPCVTDPSLAPAGCGSYYVLAPVPHLGTANLDWSVEGPRLRDRIFDYLEQHYMPGLRSQLVTHRMFTPFDFRDELNAYQGSAFSVEPILSQSAWFRPHNRDKHLHNLYLVGAGTHPGAGIPGVIGSAKATAGLMLEDLA, from the coding sequence ATGAAAAAAACTGCAGTAATTGGCGCAGGCTTTGGTGGCCTCGCATTGGCTATTCGCCTTCAGGCGGCAGGTATTCCCACCCTTTTACTTGAACAGCGCGACAAGCCTGGCGGTCGCGCTTACGTTTATCAGGACCACGGTTTTACTTTTGATGCCGGGCCAACGGTAATCACCGATCCCAGCGCGATAGAAGAGTTGTTTACGCTGGCTGGCAAACAGATGAAAGAGTATGTCGATCTGCTGCCGGTCGCGCCGTTTTACCGTTTGTGTTGGGAAAATGGCAACATTTTTAACTACGACAACGATCAGGCGCAGCTTGAGCAGCAGATAGCGCAATTTAATCCGCGTGATGTCGAAGGTTATCGCCAGTTTTTGGATTACTCCCGCGCCGTTTTTAAAGAAGGTTATCTGAAACTCGGGACGGTGCCGTTTTTATCCTTCCGCGACATGATCCGCGCCGCGCCGCAGCTTGCGCGTTTGCAGGCCTGGCGCAGCGTTTACAGCAAAGTCGCAAGCTATATCGAAGATGAACATTTGCGGCAGGCTTTTTCCTTCCACTCATTGCTGGTAGGCGGAAATCCTTTTGCCACTTCCTCGATTTACACGTTGATTCATGCACTTGAGCGTGAATGGGGTGTCTGGTTCCCGCGCGGCGGCACCGGCGCGCTGGTCAATGGCATGGTGAAATTGTTCGAAGATTTGGGCGGTGAAGTCGCGTTGAATGCAAAAGTCAGCCGGTTAGAAACTGAAGGCGAAAACGTCAAAGCGGTACATTTGCAGGATGGTCGCGTATTCCCCACGCGTGCCGTCGCGTCGAATGCCGATGTGGTGCATACCTACAATGACTTGCTCAGCGAGCATGCGGGTTCAACTGCGCAGGCCCGTTCGCTTAAGGGCAAACGCATGAGCAACTCGCTGTTTGTCCTCTACTTCGGCTTAAATCACCATCACGATCAGTTGGCGCATCACACCGTCTGTTTCGGCCCGCGCTATCGCGAATTGATTGATGAGATATTTAATCATGACGGCTTAGCTGAGGATTTTTCGCTTTATCTTCATGCGCCTTGCGTCACCGATCCATCGCTTGCGCCAGCGGGTTGTGGCAGTTACTACGTGTTAGCGCCGGTACCGCATCTGGGAACAGCCAATCTCGACTGGTCGGTAGAAGGCCCACGCCTGCGCGATCGCATCTTTGACTACCTTGAGCAGCACTACATGCCGGGGCTGCGCAGCCAGTTAGTGACGCACCGCATGTTCACCCCTTTCGACTTCCGCGACGAATTAAACGCTTACCAAGGTTCGGCGTTTTCAGTTGAGCCGATTCTTTCTCAAAGCGCCTGGTTCCGCCCACACAACCGCGATAAGCATTTGCATAATCTTTATTTGGTGGGTGCTGGCACGCATCCAGGTGCGGGCATTCCTGGCGTCATCGGGTCGGCCAAAGCCACCGCAGGGTTAATGCTGGAGGATTTGGCATGA
- a CDS encoding ASCH domain-containing protein — MALTLEQLKIKYPNALAWPFGDSAELANQLATLVIAGKKVASCGSLQSWNADDHKPQPGSYSIILNGNNQPVCVIRTTGLFLTRFDRVTPEMAMLEGEGDLSLDHWKQEHQRFFQNEGSFHPEMELVFETFQLTEVV, encoded by the coding sequence ATGGCATTGACGCTCGAACAATTAAAAATCAAATATCCCAACGCCCTTGCCTGGCCGTTTGGCGATTCAGCCGAGTTGGCTAATCAGCTTGCTACATTAGTGATCGCCGGTAAAAAGGTCGCCAGCTGCGGCTCTTTGCAATCCTGGAACGCAGATGACCACAAACCGCAGCCTGGCAGCTACAGTATTATCCTCAACGGCAATAATCAGCCGGTGTGTGTTATTCGCACTACCGGCTTGTTCCTGACACGTTTTGATCGCGTAACGCCTGAAATGGCGATGCTGGAAGGCGAAGGCGATCTCAGCCTTGATCACTGGAAGCAAGAGCATCAGCGCTTTTTCCAAAACGAAGGCAGTTTTCATCCTGAGATGGAACTGGTATTTGAGACCTTTCAATTAACTGAAGTGGTATAA
- the crtB gene encoding 15-cis-phytoene synthase CrtB, whose protein sequence is MNNPSLLDHAVETMEVGSKSFATASKLFDTKTRRSVLMLYSWCRHCDDVIDDQQLGFASDIVSLQTPEQRLAQLEVKTRQAYAGSQMHEPAFAAFQEVAMAHDILPAYAFDHLEGFAMDVREVRYETFDDTLRYCYHVAGVVGLMMAQIMGVRDAATLDRACDLGLAFQLTNIARDIVDDAQVGRCYLPEQWLQQVGLNGINYAAPENRQALSRVARRLVKEAEPYYHSATAGLAGLPLRSAWAIATAKGVYRKIGVKVNQAGKKAWDRRQSTSKPEKLALLVSASGQAVMSRMMTSPPRPAHLWQRPH, encoded by the coding sequence ATGAATAATCCGTCATTACTCGACCACGCGGTGGAAACCATGGAAGTGGGCTCGAAAAGCTTTGCAACCGCGTCAAAGCTATTTGATACCAAAACCCGTCGCAGCGTATTAATGCTCTATTCCTGGTGTCGTCATTGCGACGATGTGATTGACGATCAGCAATTGGGCTTTGCTTCAGACATCGTCTCATTGCAAACACCAGAGCAACGTTTAGCTCAGCTTGAAGTTAAAACGCGTCAAGCCTATGCCGGATCGCAAATGCATGAGCCCGCTTTTGCGGCGTTTCAGGAAGTCGCAATGGCGCACGATATTTTACCTGCTTATGCTTTTGATCATCTCGAAGGCTTTGCCATGGATGTGCGTGAAGTGCGCTATGAAACATTCGATGACACGCTGCGTTATTGCTATCACGTGGCGGGTGTTGTGGGATTGATGATGGCGCAGATTATGGGGGTACGGGATGCCGCGACGTTGGATCGCGCCTGCGATTTGGGGCTGGCGTTTCAGCTCACTAATATTGCGCGTGACATTGTTGATGATGCGCAAGTCGGCCGCTGTTATTTACCCGAACAGTGGTTGCAGCAAGTGGGTTTAAACGGCATTAACTATGCCGCTCCAGAAAATCGTCAGGCTTTAAGCCGGGTCGCAAGGCGCTTAGTCAAAGAAGCGGAACCTTATTATCATTCGGCAACCGCTGGATTAGCGGGCTTGCCACTGCGTTCAGCTTGGGCGATTGCGACTGCAAAAGGGGTTTATCGCAAAATTGGGGTCAAAGTGAATCAGGCGGGCAAAAAGGCGTGGGATCGTCGCCAGTCCACCAGCAAGCCCGAGAAGTTAGCGTTGCTGGTGTCGGCTTCAGGTCAGGCGGTTATGTCTCGGATGATGACTTCGCCGCCGCGCCCTGCTCATCTTTGGCAGCGTCCGCATTAG
- a CDS encoding flavin reductase family protein has translation MSHFRPVALEHASRLLNHGPTILITSQDRTSQRRNVMAAAWSTPVEFTPPRIAIVVDKATWSRELIESGGAFGICVPAAAFVDLTYAVGSVSGRDKDKFSDFTLQAIKGPQLGVPLLEESCVAWLECRLLPETEAQQAYDTLFGEVVAAAADSRVFFDGRWHFNADNRDLHTLHHLGGGKFVTVANTLTAKADF, from the coding sequence ATGTCGCATTTCCGCCCGGTGGCGTTAGAACACGCCAGCCGTCTGCTTAATCACGGACCTACGATTCTTATTACCAGTCAAGATCGCACATCACAGCGCCGTAATGTCATGGCTGCGGCCTGGTCTACGCCGGTTGAGTTCACCCCGCCGCGCATCGCTATTGTGGTAGACAAAGCAACCTGGTCCCGCGAGCTGATCGAATCAGGTGGCGCCTTTGGCATTTGCGTGCCGGCAGCCGCATTCGTCGATCTCACGTATGCCGTGGGCAGCGTATCAGGACGCGATAAAGATAAATTCAGCGATTTTACTCTTCAGGCCATTAAGGGACCGCAACTTGGCGTGCCATTACTGGAAGAGAGTTGTGTCGCCTGGCTTGAATGCCGTCTGCTGCCAGAAACAGAAGCGCAACAGGCGTATGACACTCTGTTTGGCGAAGTGGTCGCAGCGGCGGCTGACAGTCGAGTTTTCTTTGACGGGCGCTGGCATTTCAATGCTGACAACCGTGATTTACACACATTGCACCATTTGGGTGGTGGAAAGTTCGTGACAGTAGCGAACACGCTTACGGCAAAAGCCGATTTCTAA
- the crtY gene encoding lycopene beta-cyclase CrtY encodes MQPHYDLIFVGAGLANGLIALRLQQTHPELSLLLIESEQQAGGNHTWSFHADDLTPEQHRWIAPLIAHSWTHYHVRFPQRTRRLNSGYFCATSQHFARVLYERFRDNLLTHTQVTAITPVSVQLEDGRMITADAVIDGRGYQPDDALLVGFQAFVGQEWQLKQPHGLTAPIIMDATVDQQQGYRFVYTLPLSATRLLIEDTHYIDNATLKAPQARQHISAYAAQQGWQLDRLMREEQGALPITLTGDHQAFWQQRPLACSGLRAGLFHPTTGYSLPLAVALADRIAASSRFSASSLQDLIRHFAHEAWQKQRFFRMLNRMLFLAGPADQRWKVMQRFYGLPDGLIARFYAGKLTLPDMARILSGKPPVPVVAALQAILTTPSRLRAIR; translated from the coding sequence ATGCAACCGCATTATGACCTTATTTTTGTTGGCGCTGGATTAGCAAACGGCTTGATTGCACTGCGCTTACAGCAGACGCATCCTGAACTTTCGCTGTTGCTGATTGAAAGTGAACAGCAAGCGGGTGGCAATCATACCTGGTCCTTTCATGCCGACGATCTCACGCCGGAACAGCATCGCTGGATCGCTCCGCTGATTGCTCACTCCTGGACGCACTATCACGTGCGGTTTCCGCAACGCACTCGCCGTCTTAACAGCGGCTATTTTTGTGCTACCTCACAGCATTTTGCCCGCGTGCTGTATGAGCGATTTAGAGACAACTTGCTGACGCACACTCAGGTGACGGCAATCACGCCGGTGAGTGTGCAACTCGAAGATGGACGTATGATTACCGCCGATGCGGTGATTGACGGGCGCGGCTACCAGCCGGATGACGCCCTGCTGGTGGGTTTTCAGGCTTTTGTCGGTCAGGAATGGCAGCTTAAGCAACCGCACGGCTTAACGGCGCCAATCATCATGGACGCCACAGTTGACCAGCAGCAAGGCTATCGCTTTGTTTATACCTTGCCGCTCTCTGCAACCCGATTGCTGATTGAAGATACGCATTACATCGATAACGCGACGTTAAAGGCTCCGCAGGCGCGCCAGCACATCAGCGCTTACGCAGCGCAACAGGGTTGGCAGCTTGATCGGTTAATGCGCGAAGAGCAAGGCGCGCTGCCCATTACGCTGACCGGTGATCACCAGGCATTTTGGCAGCAACGTCCGCTGGCCTGTTCAGGATTACGTGCCGGTCTTTTCCATCCCACCACCGGTTACTCCCTGCCGCTGGCTGTCGCCCTGGCCGATCGTATTGCTGCAAGCAGCCGCTTTTCCGCTTCATCGCTACAGGATCTCATCCGCCACTTTGCCCACGAAGCCTGGCAGAAACAGCGTTTCTTTCGCATGTTGAATCGCATGTTGTTTTTAGCTGGACCGGCTGATCAGCGCTGGAAAGTGATGCAGCGTTTTTACGGATTACCAGATGGCCTTATTGCCCGCTTTTATGCGGGAAAATTAACCTTGCCCGATATGGCACGCATTCTTAGTGGCAAACCGCCGGTCCCTGTCGTGGCAGCTTTGCAGGCTATTTTGACTACACCTTCCCGTCTACGAGCGATACGATGA
- a CDS encoding HesA/MoeB/ThiF family protein — translation MSRYQRQSMLPEIGDAGQQRLASARVLVVGAGGLGSTLLPLLVGAGVGFIKLYDGDVVELHNLHRQTLFSMADVGQSKAVCAQRALAQRNPESIVEAHPHTLRASMISHALDGIDIVIDAADNFAITYQLSDVCYPRHIPLVCASVLGRTGYVGSFCADAPSYRALFPQLPTASANCNTAGVMGPAVATLGALQAQMALSILLQLKPSPLGCMIKCDFVEWHVRQFRFDYAEEPAHPGVPFIDLQLLTPEDCIIDLRSVMEAPTSIADDVLRLLPDELAAWQAPEEQRIVLVCASGIRAAKAAQALEQRGHRRLAIIAANQC, via the coding sequence ATGAGTCGTTATCAGCGGCAATCAATGCTGCCGGAAATAGGCGATGCCGGACAGCAGCGTCTGGCAAGCGCACGCGTGCTGGTGGTTGGTGCGGGCGGTTTGGGATCAACGCTGCTGCCGCTGCTGGTGGGCGCTGGGGTAGGATTTATAAAGCTTTACGACGGTGACGTGGTTGAACTGCATAATCTTCACCGGCAAACGCTGTTTAGCATGGCAGATGTGGGTCAATCAAAAGCAGTATGCGCCCAGCGTGCGCTAGCGCAGCGCAATCCCGAATCGATTGTAGAAGCACATCCGCACACACTGCGCGCCAGTATGATAAGTCATGCGCTTGATGGCATCGATATTGTGATCGACGCGGCTGATAATTTCGCTATTACCTATCAACTCTCTGACGTCTGCTATCCGCGCCATATTCCGCTGGTCTGCGCCTCGGTACTGGGCCGAACAGGTTATGTCGGAAGCTTCTGTGCAGATGCACCGAGCTATCGGGCACTTTTCCCTCAGTTGCCTACTGCATCCGCCAACTGCAATACCGCGGGCGTAATGGGGCCAGCCGTGGCAACGCTTGGTGCATTACAGGCACAAATGGCGCTCAGCATCTTGCTGCAACTCAAGCCGTCGCCCCTCGGTTGTATGATCAAGTGCGATTTTGTCGAGTGGCACGTGAGGCAGTTCCGCTTTGATTATGCGGAAGAACCGGCGCATCCCGGCGTGCCGTTTATCGACCTACAACTGCTTACGCCTGAAGATTGTATTATTGATCTGCGCAGTGTTATGGAAGCGCCAACCAGCATCGCTGACGACGTTCTGCGTCTGTTGCCTGATGAGCTCGCAGCCTGGCAGGCACCTGAAGAACAGCGCATTGTACTGGTGTGTGCCAGCGGAATACGTGCGGCTAAGGCTGCACAGGCACTGGAGCAACGTGGGCATCGCCGATTAGCAATAATTGCAGCGAATCAATGTTAA
- a CDS encoding DsbA family protein: MSQNATLSADPLVWGHGPHIFEVFLEPTCPFSVRAFNKFDALLSEVGEEKMTLKIRLQSQPWHLFSGVIVRYILAASFQGKEAAKAVMKAVADHREEFEFTDHCSGPNMDATPHQILARLKDYSGIDAYEVFARADLQTEIKWHCKYARQNGIHVSPTFMINGLVQPDIGSGDDITDWAKRILA; the protein is encoded by the coding sequence ATGAGCCAGAATGCCACACTCTCTGCCGATCCGCTGGTTTGGGGCCACGGCCCCCACATTTTTGAAGTGTTTCTGGAACCTACCTGCCCTTTCTCGGTCCGCGCTTTTAACAAATTTGACGCGCTGCTGAGCGAAGTGGGTGAGGAGAAAATGACACTGAAAATTCGCTTACAGTCACAACCCTGGCATCTCTTTTCAGGCGTGATTGTGCGCTACATTCTGGCGGCCTCTTTTCAGGGTAAAGAAGCAGCAAAAGCAGTGATGAAAGCCGTTGCCGATCATCGGGAAGAATTTGAATTTACCGATCATTGTAGCGGTCCTAACATGGATGCTACGCCTCATCAGATTCTTGCTCGCCTGAAAGATTACAGCGGAATTGATGCGTATGAGGTATTCGCGCGCGCCGATCTGCAAACCGAGATCAAATGGCATTGCAAATATGCACGCCAGAACGGCATCCACGTTTCACCCACTTTTATGATCAACGGCTTGGTGCAGCCCGATATCGGCAGCGGTGATGACATTACTGACTGGGCTAAACGCATCCTGGCTTAA
- a CDS encoding YtfJ family protein: MLRSALISLTLFSSLANAHNVMLGQPVPSIFIADKGEMVMQQGKLNYQKWRSQALTGKVRLIIHVAGRISAKEQTAGLISALEHAALPRNTFQTTTIVNTDDVLPGSGIFVVRSIESSKKSTPWQQFIIDNSGVAQHTWQLKPQGSTVIVVDQHGIVRFAKDGALTSQEVIHVMSELRTLLG; encoded by the coding sequence TTGCTACGTTCTGCATTGATATCACTGACACTATTTTCTTCATTAGCCAACGCACATAACGTGATGCTTGGCCAGCCGGTGCCTTCAATCTTTATCGCCGATAAAGGTGAAATGGTAATGCAGCAAGGGAAACTGAATTATCAAAAATGGCGTAGTCAGGCGCTGACCGGTAAAGTGCGTTTGATTATTCATGTCGCAGGAAGGATATCGGCAAAGGAGCAAACGGCAGGATTGATCAGCGCATTAGAACACGCCGCTTTACCGCGTAACACTTTCCAAACCACCACTATCGTCAATACCGATGATGTACTGCCAGGCAGTGGCATATTTGTGGTGCGCAGTATTGAATCCAGTAAGAAATCGACCCCATGGCAGCAATTTATTATTGATAACAGCGGTGTTGCGCAGCATACATGGCAGCTTAAACCGCAAGGTTCAACAGTCATTGTGGTTGATCAACATGGCATTGTGCGCTTTGCAAAAGATGGCGCATTAACCTCACAGGAAGTTATTCATGTGATGAGTGAATTGCGAACGCTGCTCGGATAA
- a CDS encoding polyprenyl synthetase family protein — MTACAEKQVNYPHSDISMLLSDIELRLDELLPVDGERDCVGAAMREGTLAPGKRIRPMLLLLTARDLGCDLSHRGLLDLACAIEMVHAASLILDDMPCMDNAQMRRGQPTIHCQFGEHVAILAAVALLSKAFGVIACAEGLPANAKNQAVTELSHAVGLQGLVQGQFKDLSEGDKPRNADAILMTNQFKTSTLFCASMQMASIVANASSEAREKLHRFSLDLGQAFQLLDDLADGMTNTGKDCNKDAGKSTLVNMLGAKAVENRLRDHLHRANQHLEAACQNGYATQHFIQSWFEKNSLLSAKDAA, encoded by the coding sequence ATGACGGCTTGTGCAGAAAAACAGGTCAATTATCCTCACAGCGATATTTCAATGCTATTGAGCGATATTGAACTGCGTCTTGATGAACTTTTACCGGTAGACGGTGAGCGCGATTGCGTTGGTGCGGCAATGCGCGAAGGCACTTTAGCGCCCGGTAAACGTATTCGCCCCATGCTTCTGCTGTTAACTGCACGCGATTTGGGCTGTGATCTGAGTCATCGTGGACTGCTGGATCTGGCTTGCGCCATTGAAATGGTTCATGCAGCCTCGTTAATCCTCGACGACATGCCCTGCATGGATAATGCGCAAATGCGACGCGGCCAACCCACTATTCATTGCCAGTTTGGCGAACATGTGGCGATTTTGGCTGCGGTTGCGCTGCTCAGTAAAGCCTTTGGTGTGATCGCCTGCGCGGAAGGCTTACCCGCCAATGCGAAGAATCAGGCGGTGACAGAATTGTCTCACGCTGTTGGGTTGCAAGGCTTGGTGCAAGGGCAATTTAAAGATCTCTCTGAGGGTGACAAACCGCGCAATGCGGATGCCATTTTGATGACCAATCAATTCAAAACCAGCACCCTGTTTTGCGCCTCAATGCAGATGGCATCAATCGTTGCGAATGCTTCCTCAGAAGCGCGTGAAAAGCTGCATCGCTTCTCACTCGATCTTGGGCAGGCGTTTCAACTACTTGATGATCTTGCTGATGGCATGACGAATACCGGCAAGGATTGTAATAAAGATGCCGGGAAGTCGACGCTGGTGAATATGTTGGGCGCGAAAGCGGTGGAGAATCGTTTACGCGATCATCTGCATCGTGCCAATCAGCATCTTGAAGCGGCTTGCCAGAATGGTTATGCCACGCAACATTTTATTCAAAGCTGGTTCGAGAAAAACTCGCTGCTGTCAGCTAAGGATGCTGCATGA
- the ahr gene encoding NADPH-dependent aldehyde reductase Ahr, whose product MTVKSYAAMQAGQALERYDYDAGPLDAEDVEVEVEYCGVCHSDLSMIDNEWGASTYPLVAGHEVIGRVVALGDSAKNKGLSLGQRVGIGWLAKSCQHCDACINGEQVNCQQGKVSTINNHGGFASSLRANWQWAIPLPEKLDVATAGPLLCGGITVFKPLLMHNVSVSSRVGVIGIGGLGHIAIKILRAIGAEVTAFSSSASKTQAILDMGADHVVNSRDPEALKALAGQFDLIISTVAVDLDWQPYFNALAPNGKFHTVGAVMKPFEVPAFSLITGDHAVTGSSTGSPGQLRKLLKLAGRANIAPTVEYFPMSKINDALDHLRAGKANYRIVLKADF is encoded by the coding sequence ATGACAGTTAAAAGCTATGCTGCGATGCAAGCCGGTCAGGCACTTGAACGATACGACTACGATGCAGGCCCACTTGATGCAGAAGATGTTGAAGTTGAAGTGGAGTATTGCGGCGTATGCCATTCCGATTTATCGATGATCGATAACGAATGGGGCGCGTCTACTTATCCTTTGGTAGCGGGTCATGAAGTGATTGGTCGTGTTGTTGCGCTGGGTGACAGTGCAAAAAACAAGGGACTGAGCCTTGGTCAGCGTGTTGGCATTGGCTGGCTCGCAAAAAGCTGTCAGCACTGCGACGCGTGTATCAATGGCGAGCAGGTAAATTGCCAGCAGGGTAAAGTTTCTACGATCAACAATCATGGTGGTTTTGCCAGTTCGCTGCGCGCTAACTGGCAATGGGCTATTCCGCTGCCAGAAAAACTGGATGTCGCAACTGCGGGACCTCTGCTGTGTGGCGGCATCACTGTATTCAAACCACTGCTGATGCATAACGTCTCTGTTTCCAGCCGCGTAGGTGTGATCGGCATTGGTGGATTGGGCCATATCGCGATTAAAATTTTGCGTGCGATTGGGGCCGAAGTTACTGCGTTCAGCTCATCAGCCAGCAAGACGCAGGCGATTCTGGACATGGGTGCGGATCATGTTGTTAACAGCCGCGATCCAGAAGCCTTAAAAGCGCTGGCAGGCCAGTTTGACTTGATTATCAGTACGGTGGCAGTTGACCTTGATTGGCAGCCATACTTCAATGCTCTGGCACCGAACGGCAAGTTCCACACCGTGGGTGCAGTAATGAAGCCATTCGAAGTGCCTGCTTTTAGTCTGATTACTGGCGACCATGCGGTGACGGGTTCGTCAACCGGATCGCCGGGTCAATTGCGTAAGCTGTTGAAACTGGCTGGGCGCGCTAATATTGCGCCAACAGTGGAATACTTCCCCATGTCAAAAATCAACGACGCGCTGGATCACCTGCGTGCCGGTAAGGCCAATTATCGTATTGTCCTCAAAGCTGATTTTTAA